The genomic DNA CATGATGTCGCTGCCGCTGTCGCTGATCGGCGTGCTGGCCGCGCTGCTGGTGACCGGATCGACCTTGAACATCTTCTCCGTCATCGGCGTCATCATGCTGATGGGCTTGGTGACGAAGAACGCGATCCTGCTGGTGGACTTCACCAATCACGGCCAGCGTGACGGCCTGCCCCAGCGCGACGCCATCATGGCGGCCGGCCAGGTGCGCCTGCGGCCGATCCTGATGACGACCCTGGCGATGATCTTCGGGATGCTGCCGATGGCGATCGGCATGGGTGAAGGCGGTGAGACGCAGGCGCCGATGGGCCGCGCGGTGATCGGTGGGGTGATCACCTCGACCTTGCTGACCTTGGTCGTGGTGCCGGTCGCCTACACGTATCTCGACAACCTGGGCAAGCGCGCCAAACGCTGGTTCGCGGCGCCGGAAGAGAAGCCGGCGGTAGTCGCGGTGGCGGATGCCGCGTAACGGTCAGTGAACCCATGGGGTCAGGCACCTGTCTGCGAGTCGAAGACTCGCAGACAGGTGCCTGACCCCGGTGTCTCGGCCGCTATGACTGCTCGTTCTCCACGTCGGCGCTCTCTTCTACCGAATCCGCTTCGCCCACCTCCTCTGCCTCGTCCGTCTGCTCGGCAGAAGACGCTTCCCCCGCAGGCCGCGACTTCGCCTCCTGCTTGCGCCGGGCCTTTTCCTCGGCCTTGCGTTTCTTTTCCAGCTCTCGTTGCCGCTTCTCGTACGAGAAATTCGTTTTTGCCATGGCGTACCTCCTTTGCGGTCATTATGCCGTAGCTCCAGCATCGCAGAATTTTTTATCCGCGCGGATGATGTACCGCATGCAACTGCTTAAGCCGCTCGCGCGCCACATGCGTGTAGATTTGCGTGGTCGAGATGTCCGAATGTCCGAGCAAAAGCTGGACCACGCGCAGGTCGGCGCCATGGTTGAGCAGGTGCGTGGCGAACGCGTGCCGCAAGGTATGCGGCGACAGCGGCGCCGTGATGCCGGCGCGCGCCGCATGCTTCTTGACAATGACCCAGAACATCTGCCGCGTCATCGCCCCGCCCCGCGCCGTGACGAACAGGGCGTCGTCCTGCTGGCCATTGAGGATGACGCCGCGCGCCTGGCGCAGGTAGCGCTCCAGCCACGCGCGCGCCTGGGCGCCGAACGGCACCAGCCGCGTCTTGCTGCCCTTGCCCGTGATGCGCAGCACGCCCTCGTTCAGCCCCAGTTCAGTGAGCTTCAGTGCCACCAGTTCCGATACGCGCAGGCCGCTCGCGTACATCAGCTCCAGCATGGTGCGGTCGCGCACGCCCAGCGGTTCGCGCTCATCCGGCGCGGCCAGCAGCGCCTCGACCTGCTGCTCGGAGAGCGTATGGACAAAGCGCGCGGGCTGCTTGGCCGACGAGACTTTCAGGCACGGGTCTTGCGATATCCGGTTCTGCCGCAAGGCCTGCTGGTAGAAGCGCTTGAGCACCGACAGGCGGCGGTTCGACGTGGTGGCCTTGGTGTCGTCATGGCGCGCCGCGAAGTAGGCGTCGACGTCGGTCCGCGTCACGGCCAGCAGCGACTTGCCGGCCTGCGTCACGTCCAGCCACTGCGCGAACGCGCGCATGTCGCGGCGGTAGGCGTCCAGCGAATTCTTCGACAGCCCGTCTTCCAGCCACAGGGCGTCGCAGAACGCGTCGATCAGAGCAGCGTCGTCTGCTGCCATGCGTACTCGCGCAGTCCTTCGTGCGCCAGCAGCCAGCGCTTGACGTTCAGGGTGAAACCGTTACGGTCGTCGCTGCCGGCGAAACCGCCCAGGCCCTGGGCACCCGTCACGCGATGGCACGGCACCACCAGCGGGAAGTAATTGGCGCCGCAAGCCTGCCCTACCGCGCGCGGCATCGAGCCGACGTGTTTCGCCACTTCGCCATAGGTGCGGACCTCGCCGCGTGGGATCGCGCTGATGGTTGCCCACACCTTGCGCTGGAATTCGCTGCCCACCTGCGCCAGCGGCAGGTCGAAGCGGAAATCCGGATCGTCGCAGTAGCGCAGCACCTGGGCCGCTGCCTGCTCGGCCACGCCGTCCTGCGGCGCCTTCTCGTCGAAACTGGGCGGCAGGTAGACCAGCTCGGTGATGACGGCCCCGCCGGTGCGGATGCCGAGGGCGCCGAATGGCGTGGGGACGATGGCGGCAAACAGCTCGCTTGCCTGTTGTGTTTTAGTCACGTTTGAACTCCCTGCTGCTGTGGCGGACATGCTACACGATCGCCTTGCCGCCGGCCAGATTGAAGCTGTAGGGACGAAAAAGAACGCATCCTCAGGTGCGTAGGATCGAAAAAAAACGCACCCTCAGGTGCGTTTTAACTCTTGCCTTGGCACGGCCCCGGCTGTTTGGTCCCGCTGCGGCGTAGCTTGTGGCCGCCTGCAGCAGTGATGCCAACAGCATCTTGTGAACCGCGTGTCTCCTCGCTTTATTGCGCCGTCTCCGGCTGCCTTCTTATTTACCACTCCCCACTAATACGCATGTTCTTTGCTACCTTGGTGCATATCGATATATGTTGCACCAAACCGGAGCGAGGCAATCATAACTGATCCGTCCTCGACTTTCTCCAGTTTTTTTTAGGCAAGTAACAAATTGGTCACACTGCAAATCATTGTGGCAACGAAGGCATTTTTTGTGGTAAGCGCGTCAACCGACGCTGCCGTAGACGAGGTTCGGCAGCCACAGCGAGATCGCCGGCACGTACGTCACGATCAGCAGGAAGCCCAGCATCGTCAGCAGCCATGGCATCACCGCCACCGTCAGCTCCGAAATGCCCATCTTCGTGATGCCCGACGCGACGTACAGGTTCAAGCCCACCGGCGGATGGCACATGCCCACTTCCATGTTCACCACGATCAGGATGCCGAAGTGGATCGGGTTGATGCCCAGCGCCACCGCCACCGGGAACAGGATCGGCGCCATGATCAGCACGATGGACGACGGCTCCATGAAGTTACCGGCGATCAGCAGCAGCACGTTCACCACCAGCAGGAAGGCGATCGGGCCCAGGCCCTGCCCCGTCAGCCACGCGGCCATCTGCTGCGGGATGTTTTCGCTGGTCATCAGGAACGAGAACAGCACGGCGTTCGTGATGATGTACAGCAGCATGGCCGACATCGACGCGGAGTCCAGCAGCACCTTGCCCACCTGCTTGATCTTCAGGTCCTTGTAGACGAAGACGGCGATGATGAACGCATACACGGCCGCCATCGCCGCCGCTTCCGTCGGCGTGAACACGCCCGAGTAGATGCCGCCCATGACGATGACGATCAGCAGCAGGCCCCAGGCGCTCTTGCGGAACGCGGCAAAGCGCTCGCCCCACGTGGCCTTGGCCATGCGCGGGTAGTTGTGCTTCTTCGCCAGCACCCAGGTGGTCAGGCCCAGCAGGAATGCCAGCATCAGGCCCGGGATCACCCCGGCCATGAACAGCGCGCCCACCGACGTGTTGGTCGTCACCGAATACATCACCATCACGATCGATGGCGGGATCAGGATGCCCAGCGCACCGGAGGTCGTGATGACGCCGGCGCCGAACTTGCGCGGATAGCCCTGCTTCACCATGGCCGGCAGGATGATCGAGCCGATCGCCACGACGGTGGCCGGGCTGGAACCGGAAACGGCCGCGAACAGCGCGCACGCCATCACGCCCGCCAGCGCCAGGCCGCCGTGCCAGTGGCCCACGCAGGAGCTGGCGAAGTTGATCATGCGACGGGCCACGCCGCCGTGCGTCAGGAAGTTACCGGCCAGGATGAAGAACGGGATCGCCATGATCTCGAACTTCTCGATACCGGTGAACAGCTTCAGCGCCACCGACTCGATCGGCACGTTCGTCATGGTGAACAGGAACGTCAGCACCGTCAGGCCGAGCGAGATGGAAATCGGCATGCCGGTCAACATCAGGACCAGCAGCAGGACGAAGATAATCAGTGCATTCATGCTTTCGCTCCTTGGACTTCCTCGTCCAGGCCTTCAACGTGGGAGTGGTCGTGCTTCGGCAGTTCGCCGGTGCGGATGAACTGCACCATCACCTGCAGGAAGCGGAACGACATCAGGTAGGAGCCGAGCGGCACGGCCAGGTAGACCAGCCACATCGGCACTTCCAGGTCGGCCGAGGTCTGGTCGGTGTGGCCGATCTCCCACACGAACGAGGCGCCCAGGGTGCCGACGATGCCGGTGAACGTCGCGCCGGCCAGGAGGCCGAACACGATGAACTTGTTGCGCCATGGCGTCGACAGGCGGTTGATGACGACGTCCACCCCAACGTGGATGCCGGTGCGCACGCCGTAGGCGGCGCCGAACTTGGCCATCCACACGAACATGTAGATGCACAGCTCCTGCGCCCAGCTGGTGTTGATCTGAATGAGTTCGTCCTGCAGCCAGCCGATGGGCAGGCCGGACAGGTAGCGGTGCACGACCGCCACGAAAATGATGAAGGTGGCCGCGCCCATCAGGGTCGCAATGATCCACTCTTCCAGGTGGTCCAGGAATTTCATGATGTTCTTTCAATCGAAGCGGCTCGGGAAAGCCGATGCTGAGAAGGGACGTGTTCGGTGAGGCTACGGGGCGGCAGGACGCCGCCCCGGGACTGCGGCAATGACGCTTACTTCGCGCCTTCCTTGTTGATCGCGTTGATCAGGTCTGCGCCGATACGGCTTTCCATCTGTTTCTGCACAGGAGACAGGGCTTTCTTCCACTCGGCCTGCTGCTGGGCGGTCAGCGTGATGAACTGGGTCTTGCCCGATTTCTTCATCGCGTCCAGCGCCATGTCGTTGTCGCGCTGGGCGATGGCTTTTTCATACGTGGTCGCATCGCGCATCGCACCTTCCAGCGCCGTGCGGATGTCGGCCGGCAGGCCATCCCAGAACTTCTTGTTGACGATGACGGCGTAACCCAGGTAGCCATGGTTCGACAAGGTGCCGAACTTCTGCACTTCGTGCATCTTCTGCGTGTACATGTTCGACGGCGGGTTCTCGGTACCGTCCACGACGCCCGTCTGCAGCGCCTGGTACACCTCGGAGAACGCCAGCACCTGCGGGTTGGCGCCCAGTGCGCGCATCTGCGCGTCCAGCACCTTGGACGACTGGATGCGCATCTTCAGGCCGCGGAAGTCGGCCGGCGTGTTCAGTGGCTTGTTGGCCGACATGATCTTGAAGCCGTTGTCCCAGTACGCCAGGCCGGTGATGCCCTTGCTTTCCAGCTTCTTCAAGAGGCCCTTGCCGATCGGGCCTTCGGTCACGTTGTACAGCGCGGTCTTGTTGGGGAAGATGTACGGCAGGTCGAAGACCTCGAATTCCTTCACGCCCAGCGGGCCGAATTTCGCCAGCGACGGCGCCAGCATCTGCACGGCGCCCAGCTGCAGTGCTTCCAGTTCTTCCTTGTCCTTGTACAGCTGGCTGTTCGGATAGACTTCGACCTTCACGCGGCCGTTGGTGGCCTTTTCCGCCAGCTGCTTGAAGCGCTCGGCAGCCTGGCCTTTCGGCGTATCCAGTGCCACGACGTGGCTGAACTTGATCACGATCGGTGCTTGCGCGAACGCGTTGGACGTGATGGCGGCGGTCGCGGCCAAGGCGACCAGGATGGTCTTGAGCTTCATGTGTGTCCCCAAAAAGAGTTGGTTTATTATCGGGTGTCGATCGGGGGCGCAGCGCGCGGTTGCCACGGTCGCAAGCCCTACTTCTCGCCTTTCCATTCTGTGCAAGTGGCCCGCAAGGGGCTATTGTGGAAAACCACAATAGCCGAGCACCGAGATTTCATTACTCTCAGACAATGATTAATTCCACCCAGTTGGCCGCGCGCCTGCCCTTCCCGCATACGGTGCGCTGGCTGATGCCTGTCGTGCTGGTGCTGTTCTTCCTGGCCATCCTGATCTGGCTGCCGTGGCAGGCGCGCCAGATGGAAAGCAGCGAACGGCAGGAACAGCTGATCGCGGACACGCTGTGGGTCGAGCAGACCATCCGTTTCCA from Pseudoduganella armeniaca includes the following:
- a CDS encoding methylated-DNA--[protein]-cysteine S-methyltransferase, whose amino-acid sequence is MTKTQQASELFAAIVPTPFGALGIRTGGAVITELVYLPPSFDEKAPQDGVAEQAAAQVLRYCDDPDFRFDLPLAQVGSEFQRKVWATISAIPRGEVRTYGEVAKHVGSMPRAVGQACGANYFPLVVPCHRVTGAQGLGGFAGSDDRNGFTLNVKRWLLAHEGLREYAWQQTTLL
- a CDS encoding TRAP transporter substrate-binding protein; the encoded protein is MKLKTILVALAATAAITSNAFAQAPIVIKFSHVVALDTPKGQAAERFKQLAEKATNGRVKVEVYPNSQLYKDKEELEALQLGAVQMLAPSLAKFGPLGVKEFEVFDLPYIFPNKTALYNVTEGPIGKGLLKKLESKGITGLAYWDNGFKIMSANKPLNTPADFRGLKMRIQSSKVLDAQMRALGANPQVLAFSEVYQALQTGVVDGTENPPSNMYTQKMHEVQKFGTLSNHGYLGYAVIVNKKFWDGLPADIRTALEGAMRDATTYEKAIAQRDNDMALDAMKKSGKTQFITLTAQQQAEWKKALSPVQKQMESRIGADLINAINKEGAK
- a CDS encoding TRAP transporter large permease, giving the protein MNALIIFVLLLVLMLTGMPISISLGLTVLTFLFTMTNVPIESVALKLFTGIEKFEIMAIPFFILAGNFLTHGGVARRMINFASSCVGHWHGGLALAGVMACALFAAVSGSSPATVVAIGSIILPAMVKQGYPRKFGAGVITTSGALGILIPPSIVMVMYSVTTNTSVGALFMAGVIPGLMLAFLLGLTTWVLAKKHNYPRMAKATWGERFAAFRKSAWGLLLIVIVMGGIYSGVFTPTEAAAMAAVYAFIIAVFVYKDLKIKQVGKVLLDSASMSAMLLYIITNAVLFSFLMTSENIPQQMAAWLTGQGLGPIAFLLVVNVLLLIAGNFMEPSSIVLIMAPILFPVAVALGINPIHFGILIVVNMEVGMCHPPVGLNLYVASGITKMGISELTVAVMPWLLTMLGFLLIVTYVPAISLWLPNLVYGSVG
- the xerD gene encoding site-specific tyrosine recombinase XerD, with product MAADDAALIDAFCDALWLEDGLSKNSLDAYRRDMRAFAQWLDVTQAGKSLLAVTRTDVDAYFAARHDDTKATTSNRRLSVLKRFYQQALRQNRISQDPCLKVSSAKQPARFVHTLSEQQVEALLAAPDEREPLGVRDRTMLELMYASGLRVSELVALKLTELGLNEGVLRITGKGSKTRLVPFGAQARAWLERYLRQARGVILNGQQDDALFVTARGGAMTRQMFWVIVKKHAARAGITAPLSPHTLRHAFATHLLNHGADLRVVQLLLGHSDISTTQIYTHVARERLKQLHAVHHPRG
- a CDS encoding TRAP transporter small permease → MKFLDHLEEWIIATLMGAATFIIFVAVVHRYLSGLPIGWLQDELIQINTSWAQELCIYMFVWMAKFGAAYGVRTGIHVGVDVVINRLSTPWRNKFIVFGLLAGATFTGIVGTLGASFVWEIGHTDQTSADLEVPMWLVYLAVPLGSYLMSFRFLQVMVQFIRTGELPKHDHSHVEGLDEEVQGAKA